The Synechococcus sp. WH 8101 sequence CCTCGCCTGGATTGAGCCGACGCTTGCTCAACTCCAGATACCAATCGCACACATCATTCCAGGCGAATTCATACAACCCCTTGGCCGCTTCACCGAGGCCATAGCTGCCATAACGCTCTGCCGTTTCACGGTTCACCCGGGCCAGGCGCGAGAGAATCCAGCGATCCGCCAGCTGCAGGGCCGCAGGCTCAGGCTCGCCAAGGCTTGCGGGGGTCTCGCCGCCCAGATTCATCAACGCAAACCGGGTCGCATTCCAGAGCTTGTTGGCAAAGTTGCGCGCTGCCTCCACGGTGGCGGAAGTGTCGGTCTTGCGGTCGTAATCCAGGCGAATGTCCTGACCGGCGCCGGCCACCTCCCGCACGAGAGCAAAGCGGAGAGCATCCGTGCCATAGCGACCGATCAGCAGCAGGGGATCGATGCCATTGCCCGCTGATTTACTCATCTTGCGGTTCTGCTCATCCCGCACCAGGCCGTGGATGTAGACGTCCTTGAAGGGCATCTCGCCGGTAAAGGCGCCGGCCATCATCGTCATCCGGGCCACCCAGAAGAAAATGATGTCGAAGCCGGTCACCAGGGTGCTGGTGGGATACCAGCGCTGCAGATCAGCGCTGGCTGTATCGGGCCACCCCAGGGTGGAGAAAGGCCACAGCCCGCTGGAGAACCAGGTGTCGAGCACGTCCTCGTCTTGCTCAATCACGGCATCGGCACCGAAGCGCGCCTGGGCCTTCTCGAGGGCCTCGGCGTCATTGCGCGCCACCACATAAGGCGTGGTGTCGGTGTATTTGCCGCCGGTCTCGCTGATCACAAACCAGGCGGGGATGCGATGGCCCCACCAAAGCTGGCGGCTGATGCACCAATCACGGATGTCGGTGAGCCAGTCGCGATACACCTTCTCCCAACGCTCGGGGATGAAACGGGGATCCTGTTGCGCCAGGGCCTGCCGGCAGCGGGCAGCCAGGGGCTCGGTCTTCACGAACCACTGGGTGGAGAGCAGAGGCTCCACCGGCACTTTGCCCCGGTCGGAGTAGGGAACGCTGTGCCGGTGTTCCTCCACCTTCACGAGCAATCCCTCGGCCTCCAGCGCCGCCACCACTGCCTTGCGTGCCTCAAAGCGATCGAGTCCCTCGAAACGTCCGGCATGGGCATTCATGCTGCCGTTCTTGCGCATCACCGTGATCTGGGGCAGACCATGGCGCTGACCGATCGCAAAGTCATTGGGGTCGTGGGCGGGCGTCACCTTGACGCAGCCGGTTCCAAACCCCTTCTCCACATGCTCATCAGCGATCACGGGGATCTCCCGCCCCACCAGCGGCAGGGTCAGGGTCTCACCGACCAGATGGACATAACGCTCGTCGGTGGGGTTCACGGCCACCGCCACATCACCGAGCATCGTTTCCGGCCGCGTGGTGGCCACCTCCAGATAGCCCTCACCGCTGCTGAGGGGATAGCGAAAATGCCAGAGGTGGCCATCCACCTCCTTCATCTCCACCTCCAGGTCACTCACCGCTGAAGCGGAGGCGGGGCACCAGTTCACCAGGTATTCGCCGCGGTAGATCAGGCCCTGCTCATGCAGGCGCACGAAGGCTTCCTTCACGGCCTCGCTCAGCCCCTCATCGAGGGTGAAGCGCTGCCGCTGCCAATCCACCGAATAGCCGAGACGACGCAGCTGATCGACGATGCGGCCGCCGCTTTCGGCCTTCCATTGCCAGGCCCGCTCCAGGAACGCTTCGCGGCCGAGGTCGTGGCGAGTCTTGCCCTCCTCCTTGAGCTGCTTCTCCAGGATCGTCTGCACCGCGATCGAGGCGTGATCGGTACCGGGCAGACACAACACGTTGCGGCCCTGGAGGCGCTGGAAGCGCACGATCGTGTCGATCAGGGCTGTGTTGAAGGCATGGCCCATGTGCAGGCTGCCGGTCACGTTCGGCGGCGGAATCACCACCGAGAAGGGATCCTCCGGCGCAGCCGGATCCGGGTGAAACGCCCCGTGGGTCTCCCAGGCCTGCTGCCAACGGGCTTCCGTACCCACCGGGTCATAGGTCTTGGCCAAGTCAGACACGAAAGCCCTCCACACAGCGGCGCCATGCTCGCAAAACGCCGAAAAGCAGCGAGAATCCGCAGGATTGGATCTTCACGTGTCCAGCTGTCGCCGCCTTGCCGCCATCACCGGATTCGCTCTGGCGTTAACGGGCTGCAGCCAGATCAACAGCAACCTGCCGATCAACCTCTATCTGGCTATCGGCCTCGAAGACTCCTCGGTGATCAGCGAAAAAAGCCACCGCTTTTTCAGGGATCGCGTCTCACTTGTGGTGAACGAATTCAGGAAGATCAACCCCAACATTCACGTGCAGGTGGCTCTCTATCCAGAAAGCTCGCTGCTGGACCGGATCCAAAAACGCAATCAGGCTGATCTTGGTCCAGACCTGATCCTCACCGATGCCTTCATCTCAAGGGAGCTTTTTGAGCGTCACCTGACCGTGGCGATCCCCGATGCAAAGGCGCTTCAGAAAAACATCTTCCCCAGCCTGCTGCAGCGGGTCACAACACCAAAACAAAACATTGCCGGACAACCATTTGTTGTCTACATGCAAATCGCATGCTTCAACCGCCGCAAGATTCCTCGCCCCCCTGAAACAACCCAGGAGCTTCTCGAAATCAGCGCCGCCGGCAAAAACTTCGGACTGTCTTACGACGCAGCACAAATCTTTTGGTCGGCCGGCAGTCTCGGCGCCTTGCATTCCCTGAATCAGATCAGCAGCAAGAAGCTCATCAAGACAGACGATCGACGCGCCATCACCACTTGGCTGGCATGGCTTCAGCAAGCCGCAGCACAACAGCGCGTCGCCTTCTTCGCTCATCAAAATGAGCTCAAAACAGGTCTCTTGAAAGGAGAACTGGACTGGATCACATGCGGCAGCTCCAATCTTGCCGAGCTACGCGCCAGCCTCGGCCAAGACCTCGGCGTGTCGTCACTGCCACGCGGCCCTCGCCATGCGGCAAGCCCATTCAACCGCTTACGAGTGATCAGCCTGGGAGAAAACTCAAGCGACCGCCAGCGAGAGGCAGCCATCAAACTCTTGAATTACATGCTTCAACCACAAATACAGCGCAACTTCACCCTTCAAACCCTGTCATTTCTACCCACGAACAAACACGTCAAGATACCCATCAAGAGCTCCTCAACGCTGCGAGCTATGGTGACATCAAGGCAACAATCAGATGCCTCGTCAACCTTTCTCAACCATTTCAATCTGAACCAAAGCCTGAGGGATGGCATGACCGACATCCTGACCCCCCTGATCTTCGGCCTCAAAACGCCAGAAGAAAGCACGGATGAGCTGATTACATTTCTAAGGCAATCAAAATCATGAATGAGCTGTTTCAGGAAGTGCTCGGCTGGCTGGGCTACCTCGAGAGACCAGA is a genomic window containing:
- a CDS encoding extracellular solute-binding protein, whose amino-acid sequence is MAKSDTKALHTAAPCSQNAEKQRESAGLDLHVSSCRRLAAITGFALALTGCSQINSNLPINLYLAIGLEDSSVISEKSHRFFRDRVSLVVNEFRKINPNIHVQVALYPESSLLDRIQKRNQADLGPDLILTDAFISRELFERHLTVAIPDAKALQKNIFPSLLQRVTTPKQNIAGQPFVVYMQIACFNRRKIPRPPETTQELLEISAAGKNFGLSYDAAQIFWSAGSLGALHSLNQISSKKLIKTDDRRAITTWLAWLQQAAAQQRVAFFAHQNELKTGLLKGELDWITCGSSNLAELRASLGQDLGVSSLPRGPRHAASPFNRLRVISLGENSSDRQREAAIKLLNYMLQPQIQRNFTLQTLSFLPTNKHVKIPIKSSSTLRAMVTSRQQSDASSTFLNHFNLNQSLRDGMTDILTPLIFGLKTPEESTDELITFLRQSKS
- a CDS encoding valine--tRNA ligase, translating into MSDLAKTYDPVGTEARWQQAWETHGAFHPDPAAPEDPFSVVIPPPNVTGSLHMGHAFNTALIDTIVRFQRLQGRNVLCLPGTDHASIAVQTILEKQLKEEGKTRHDLGREAFLERAWQWKAESGGRIVDQLRRLGYSVDWQRQRFTLDEGLSEAVKEAFVRLHEQGLIYRGEYLVNWCPASASAVSDLEVEMKEVDGHLWHFRYPLSSGEGYLEVATTRPETMLGDVAVAVNPTDERYVHLVGETLTLPLVGREIPVIADEHVEKGFGTGCVKVTPAHDPNDFAIGQRHGLPQITVMRKNGSMNAHAGRFEGLDRFEARKAVVAALEAEGLLVKVEEHRHSVPYSDRGKVPVEPLLSTQWFVKTEPLAARCRQALAQQDPRFIPERWEKVYRDWLTDIRDWCISRQLWWGHRIPAWFVISETGGKYTDTTPYVVARNDAEALEKAQARFGADAVIEQDEDVLDTWFSSGLWPFSTLGWPDTASADLQRWYPTSTLVTGFDIIFFWVARMTMMAGAFTGEMPFKDVYIHGLVRDEQNRKMSKSAGNGIDPLLLIGRYGTDALRFALVREVAGAGQDIRLDYDRKTDTSATVEAARNFANKLWNATRFALMNLGGETPASLGEPEPAALQLADRWILSRLARVNRETAERYGSYGLGEAAKGLYEFAWNDVCDWYLELSKRRLNPGEAPSPEVLADQRTARQVLAKVISEMHLMLHPLMPHLTEELWHSVTGAGETTFLALQPWPVLDAVALDDALEAAFSELIAAIRVVRNLRAVAGLKPSQSVPVRFITGRGDLAAVLGETTADITALTRAESVDVMTPEQADAAPVAKALAGVSGELQVLLPIEGLVDLDALRGRLEKDIAKADKEIKGLSGRLANPNFTDKAPAEVVAECKANLAEAEAQAELARKRLLDLS